The DNA sequence ACACGATTTTACGATTTAAATCTTGTTAAGATTTTAcgttttatgttttttatttacttttccgATTTCACGTAAAATCTCGATTTTCTCTACCTTGGTTACAGATCCCccctaaacaaaaaaaaaactttttttttctcttttagaTTTCAGTTCCACTCATTTCAAGGAATTAAGAGATGCCTTTATTATTGGAATTGTACAGACATGCAGATGTCATGGTATTCCTTTAGGGgatgatgaaaaaaatatcaatttctCTTGTCCCATCACAGGCTGCAATCTGGACACATGTGATCGTATTCAGAATTCTGTTAGAGTTGGGGAAAAAAcagttctttttcttccctcATTCCACAATTCCCAGATGTTCAAGCAAATTACTTCACCAATTGACATGACTGTTAGTGAGAGGGTAAAATTGGCATCTCTTGATGAAGGTTTGCATTTTGTTTATTCCAATTCATTTATGTCTTGATTTTATAGCATTATGCAACATGATTTCCTTCCCACTCCTCTCTTTTTGACACATTTCAATTAACTGCAACAAGCACTGGTGGTAATTAATACAACCTGGAGCGGTTTCTGTTTGGTTGAGTGATTGCACAATCAAATTGATCTATCTAATATATACAATAATAACCTATTGGAAAGTAAGACAAAACCTTCACTTCATTTCGTTGACTTCTTCCTCCTCTGATCTTtaacttcaatttgttgaggCATATTCCAAACCAATTTCAATTTGGTTCCTTTTCACCATCTACTCAGTTCTAAGTTATAACCAAGAAGAAAGCTTATTTCTGTATGTTAAATATAAATGCAGGTCTAATTATGGGCACATCCTTTGTTGTGATTCCTTCTCCTAATCATGTGATTGAAGGCACTTCAGATGATGCAGATCAGGCAGATTTGAATTCTCAAAGTGTGTTTACTACTTTGGATTGTTTTTGCTCAATGCTTATTGTTAAGCTCTTCTTCATAACGTTCTTGTTTCTTCCATTGTTCTGAGCATGACTACATTTTGGCAGTTTTTCGAGGTCTTTctggtgttttatattcaaTGGACCAAGGTTTAATCTGCTCCTCAAATTGTGATTTGGAAACAATGGCGGAAGCTGCTTATCGCTGCTACTATGTTATGCAACCATCAAATAATGGGTCAATGCTTTTGAGGGTGAGAACTACTGCCGTTTGCTCTATATCTCTAATTCTCTATTGTGTTCTGCACACACATTTAAATGGCAGTAACTAGCTAGTAACTATCCCTGTGCCGTTCTAATCTATTATTGATGTGTGACATAGAATGTAGGTATACTGATGACTGTATAATTAATGTGCATATAACTTGCAGCGGGTTGCAGGGGCAGAAGAAGTTTTACGGGTTCCTGATGAAGGATTAGTTGATTCATTGGTTAATAAGGAAATTGAGAATTCTGTTCAAGCCTGTCTGCTAAAGGTTTGTTTTAAACATTTTGATGAAGAATTGTTTGGTTTTCCTTTTCCTCTTAGATGAATACTGATGAAGAACAATGCCGTTGGCATTATTttgttggagcagtgattttaccaaattttttatattgaatgcGTACAACGCAAAAGTGATTAAGTTCCATGTAATCTGGAATGGTGAAACCACAAATTGTTTGCAGATTAATCTAACAGACTATGATCCACTGCTACATGAAGGAGGCTTTCATCAGAAACTAAATTTTCTTGTCAAAGAAAGCCTACAATCGGGGTGAGTTTTCCCACCAGCTTAAAATGTGGTAATCCGCGAAGCTTGGGCATGAATTAATGTCAACGCGTATCCCATCTGAGCGGATTTGGCCAGATATAGCAACTGAATGTTTTGTTCGTGGAAGACCATATATCACATCATCAAAAGATTcttacacttttttttttatttgaagcTTTCTGTGTGTTTATTTGTAGGTCAGTATTTCCTATATTAGAAGGTGAATTTTCTGAACTGAGCTCCATTCGTCAACCTCCTTATTCAGATGTTATCGGTAAAGCAGAATCATCCATTGATGTAGCAGTTGTGGATAAGGAAACTTTGCCTTTGGATGTTACGAGTCAAGATGACAAAACCATTGCATGCATTACAGAAGAATGGAAGCAACTGGTTGTAAACGAAGACCCCAAGCTGTACTCTCCATCTTGTACGTCAAAAGCATTGTCGGATCAACCAACTTTATCACCACGAGTAGGTAATAGGCAGCTAGATAGAGAAACTTCTAGGATTTTGGAGAGGTTAGAGGTTC is a window from the Arachis stenosperma cultivar V10309 chromosome 3, arast.V10309.gnm1.PFL2, whole genome shotgun sequence genome containing:
- the LOC130966792 gene encoding LOW QUALITY PROTEIN: uncharacterized protein LOC130966792 (The sequence of the model RefSeq protein was modified relative to this genomic sequence to represent the inferred CDS: substituted 1 base at 1 genomic stop codon) gives rise to the protein MVQVCFVLDLRSLAPPLLRDLKQSLLQLANFYAVSTSSSLLGRKSTAVTDKIGLCYVFKNRLSSSDDLKIAYTPRGNFNLRDFHHAVNNLPSDAFLPDAYISSGALFXFGHLCSDVMISKVLSDKVLYSWQGKDIERKVIFVTSSLPEDVDSIMQKSLMDAADKCVSVDFAVFQQKSSHLTDTRENIHNFRRSISHLDNCSIQTYIPDFRVLHSLVKKWLRVLKDDMEEPLLARLTFKDNLLDSVNHIFFNLFALVNPMTSSFSQCQTCRCHGIPLGDDEKNINFSCPITGCNLDTCDRIQNSVRVGEKTVLFLPSFHNSQMFKQITSPIDMTVSERVKLASLDEGLIMGTSFVVIPSPNHVIEGTSDDADQADLNSQIFRGLSGVLYSMDQGLICSSNCDLETMAEAAYRCYYVMQPSNNGSMLLRRVAGAEEVLRVPDEGLVDSLVNKEIENSVQACLLKINLTDYDPLLHEGGFHQKLNFLVKESLQSGSVFPILEGEFSELSSIRQPPYSDVIGKAESSIDVAVVDKETLPLDVTSQDDKTIACITEEWKQLVVNEDPKLYSPSCTSKALSDQPTLSPRVGNRQLDRETSRILERLEVPRPLKAKAASPVLNENCMKNASVPVKKPLVPCQPNQGTQEVSVGSQLMKPNFQKQKRKHR